The Lycium ferocissimum isolate CSIRO_LF1 chromosome 8, AGI_CSIRO_Lferr_CH_V1, whole genome shotgun sequence DNA segment ATTAGATATAAGAAAGGATCTTTTAGACCCTGCCCTTGTAGCTGCTGAGGCTAATAAAACTATCATTAAGGTTACATTTTACATATTATTGctgtttcttttcctcttagaTTATCCATAAACATATGTCATacttccctttttattttatgtgattgTCTTTTGTTTTTGATCTGTTAAGAAAGAATTGTTAAATACAAGTCCGCTCTGAAAGAAGAAGTCAATGCAATCCATAGAGCATAACAACCTGAGGCTCAATCCCATGTGTGTTCACAATGACACGCTCGATATCAGGGAGTTCAGTATAGTGCTGCAGAAATAATATACCAATTAACCAATTTGCAAATATTTTCTATATTAAAAAACAATTTAGCTTTAAGCTTTTCGTTTTATCCTCAATGGCATGATTTTATAGCCACAAAATATTGAAGACATGTTTACTCCCACTAATTTCAAAGTTTCCACTTAATCAAACACCTTCATATAcaatgaaacggagggagtaactttttcttgtattttttttttttcatatgatGAAAATCCATATTTTTGTAGGTTGTGTTAGTATGGaggattttcaattttttatttggttggtcaaaatgttttgaaaacattttttctaggaaaacaaCTTTCTTAAGGAGAGTGTAGGGAAAGCAAGTTCTGTAAATGACATTCCAAACACATTGTCACCTCCTCACTCCCCAACGACCCAACCCACACCACTCTTGGGATTATTTCTGCTTACTTATCaaacacttatttttcaagCAAATATTTCACATGGAAAATACTTTCCTTTATATTAAATACACCCATAGTTTTATCAATTTGTGATATACTCCCCCAATTTAATAGAATTTAGATCACTGACTCtggattttgaatttgttaCACAGGTGATGGCTGATGGAAGTGGTGATTTTAAGACACTGACGGATGCCATTAATAGCATTCCAGAAGGGAATAAAAGAAGAGTTATTGTTTCAATTGGAGGAGGAAATTACACAGAAAAAGTCAAAATTGAGAGGACAAAGCCCTTCATTACATTATATGGAGACCCTAAGAATGTGCCAAATATTATCTTTAATGGAACTGCAAAAGAATATACTACTGTCAATAGTGCTACCGTGGTCGTTGAATCTGAATACTTCAGTGCTGTTAATATCAACTTTGTGGTACGTATTCTTGCTTCATTTTTAATAAAGTAATGTTATGATTGGAGGAAAATTCAGGTTTCAAAGTCAGTGGGATCAGAATAAGTGCAAAGGTCCTACTTATGATAAGAAAAAATTTTCACGAGTTTGACTCATAAAAAAAAGGAATCAGGTCCGCACGTGTATGagctttaagaaaataaaatgtgtTTTCTCTAACAGTTGTTTAAACTTTTAAATGAGATGATCATACAATTCAAGAAGTTGGACTCAACGAACTTACCCTAGATCTGTGTTAGGGATGACCATATATCATATAGCAATCACACTTAGAAAGAGTGTGGGAAATTAGCTAAAGCAACGAATGTTAATGCGAAACGCATTGCAAAATAGGGAAAATCGATCACATTAATATCACCTCCAGGGTGGTCCGTTTGATATCAAAAAATGCTCAACAATAGTCGGACATGTGGGTAATGTAATTGGGATGATCTAGAAAAGTTCTGGTATAGCACGGAGTTAAGAATTCACAAGGTAAACATTATACAGTAAGAGGAATAGTTATGAACCCCATAGACCATCCTCATACAGCCTCAACCCCTTGGATCCAGAAATTATACATAGAAAGATctttcaatatcaatatttctgTAACTATAATTACCTCAAAATTGCatgtgtttctttctttcttcttaccAAATATTAGTATGTAATATATTTGGTTTTTGttataattattaatatatCATGATTAGAATTCAGCACCAAGACCAGATGGGAAAAGGGAATTAGCTCAAGCTGCAGCATTGAGGACAGGAGGAGACAAAGCCTCTTTGTATAACTGTAAAATGTATGGATTTCAAGACACTTTTTGCGATGATAGCGGCAAACATTTCTTTAAAGATTGTTACATTGAAGGCACGGTTGATTTCATCTTTGGCAATGGCAAATCCTTATATCTGGTAATTGTAACAATTTCAATTCTATTTAACCTTCATTAATAATTGATCCTCCTTCAGTTGTCCcaggcggatccagaatttaaaCCTAATAGTATAGGTCCAACCAATGACGAAGCCACATGCCATATGACCTAGACCCATACATGTCCCCGATGAAAGTCAGAATGAAACCAATTCATTCTAAGGAAAGCAGAGTTTTGCGAAGTTTTAAAATGGAATTGAGTATGCTCTTGCCTAAGAGAAAAGTTTAATAAAGTGGAGAGAAATTTTCTgacaaaaaataacttttctcCCCAACCGAGGTGGTAGATCAGACCACCTTATGGCCAATCTGATTACCAGTCAAAGACAAAGAGACGGGGTTGAATGCGACTCTAGCGATACCAATCTCCTCTGGAGAATAAAGAGATTCATAAAAATTCCTTTCTACGCAAATAGGATAAATTTTTCTAAGCATATAAAATCCCCTAACATAAGAGAAATACAAGCTCAATTTCTAGGTGTAGCATTAGTGAATTGTTTTAAATTCCTCATTAGAATTTCTGACTCCATGACTGGATTCAACCATTATTTATTATCACTAAATCCATTGCACTTTTGATATTATGAGTTCAAAATTGATAATATTAATTGTTGAAGTgattttcacacacacacacatcgcATTCGCCTCTATTAGTCGTGATATATAGTTAAtgagtttaattttattttattttttggttgaaaatatAGAACACAGAGATGCATGTAATTCCAGGGGAACCAATGGCAATGATCACAGCTCATGCAAGGAGTGCAGACAATGTTGACAGTGgatattcttttgtgcattGCACGGTGACTGGAACAGGAAAAACAACATATTTGGGAAGAGCATGGAAGCCTTTCTCTAAAGTTGTTTTCTCATACACTGATATGAGTGATGTTGTTCATCCTGAAGGATGGTCTGATTTTGGCAAAAAGGAGTATGACAGGTGAGTCGCTGTCAGCATATACAAATTAAAGGGCAATTTCCACgattagtctttaatttttgcccctcaaatcacaggtctttaatttttgcccttcggcattttaagtaataaaagagTGGCCGAAAATATTCCTGACATCGAAAGAACAGGATCTATGActtaatttcgcaaggcaaggtttcATAGAAACTTTGTCTATTCGAGCAAAGTTAAATAGAAACTATGTGTTATCCGGACAAAACATAAtttctatgtaactttgcccgaataggcatagttttTATGGAACATTGCCTTGtgaaattgttatttttttttaattttttttttactctgatGGGATTCGAACCTAGAATCTCTGATTTCGTAAACCAGCGAATAAGGATACTTCgacccacaaattttcattacaTGAGAAGTAggggcaaaaactaaagacaATTCCttatgaaggacaatccgcacacacaaaataatagtaataataataaaaaataaaaaaaagaagttaaactCTTACCCATcattacacaaaaaaaaaataatagaaattactATATAAAATTCATCGCTAGTCTGCGCTAAACAACCCGTGCTAAATAATTCCTATTTTTTAGGCAGTGTATATCATTGATATGCTTGTGTTCCCCGGGTTATCGCTAACAAAAAGCGTACGATTAGTTTTCCTAATATACTAATTATAATGGTAATTAAGTGAGTATAAGTGATTAAACTACTATGATGCCTTTTCAGAATGGGAAATATCAAGCTGGGGGTATAAACTTAACATTTTTATCATGTGATTGGTCCCGTATATAATAATGGGTATAAAATTTATTCTCTTGAATCATGTGTTCGGCTTGCTTTTTTTGTTATCATGGTCCATAATAAAAAGACGAGTTTATGTTATATAGATTGATGgtgtaaaaatatttatataatcaggtcaattattaaataattataagcTATAAATTTCTCAGCGAaaattaattagtattttgataaaaatgataaattacctgttatcatataaattaaaatttactgATATAATCAGTGTATATCACTTAACCCTAGACAGCATATAAATTAACCAAACATAGTGCAGAAATAAATGATATATAACTTGATATAACATGTTAAATTTGATACATAACTTGATATAACatgttaaattacataaattatcTTAACTTAAATCATTATTATTTTCAGTTCGGTGTTTTATGGAGAATACAACAACAAAGGAGCTGGAGCAACTATGAATGGTAGAGTGGGATATATGAAGAAATTAAATGATGAAGAGGCAAAGCCTTTTATTTCCCTTGCTTATATTGAAGGCTCCAAGTGGCTGCTTCCACCTGTCACACTATAGAAATATTAGAAAATTACAAGGACATATTAATGGTCCTAGcaaattttttactttattttattgttttctttttattttattaatttctcACTTTTTCAGGTAGCCCATTATCCCAACTAATATGGGATTGAGGCGCAGTTGTGGTTTTCCAATTTATGGGTTTCAACTAGTTGAGGTTGAAATTTAGTTAGTGTTCCCCCTTTTTATGTAAACTCTTTGTTAAAAGTAACAGgaatgggcaatttgcacgatttcgTTTCATAccgactggtctttaatttttggtccTCGAttcgttggtctttaatttttattcttcgcttaaaaaggtggccgaaaatatctcgaggttctgagttcgaaacCCACCAGagttgaaaataataataatttcgcaaAGCATAGGCTTCTATGAACCTATGCCTACTCGGGCGAAGTTACATAGAACCTATGCCGGAGACgacagactttgccttaaggcataactaaagtctACCGGAGACAGCATATTTTTAGTTTgcaaaagccttgccttgcgattttttttttttttgtttactttaCTTAGAGGGGGTTCAAACCCAAAACCTCGGGATATTTTTgaccacctttttaagcgaaggacagaaattaaagacctgcaatttgagggccaaaaattaaagaccaccccaaaaaaagCACAATTTgcgcaaaaaaaatgtttttttttccttcttaaagTCCAACAGGCCTtaacaaatgaaatcaagagCCCAAATACGTATaagataaaaggaaaataacaCAAATGTCCACTTCAGACAAAATAATTACTCGACAATGTC contains these protein-coding regions:
- the LOC132066919 gene encoding pectinesterase 1-like; this encodes MAGKNIIFVVETIIITIFLFNNIVGVFSDDSVSIPADKSQLNSWFDANVKPLDARKDTLDPALVAAEANRTIIKVMADGSGDFKTLTDAINSIPEGNKRRVIVSIGGGNYTEKVKIERTKPFITLYGDPKNVPNIIFNGTAKEYTTVNSATVVVESEYFSAVNINFVNSAPRPDGKRELAQAAALRTGGDKASLYNCKMYGFQDTFCDDSGKHFFKDCYIEGTVDFIFGNGKSLYLNTEMHVIPGEPMAMITAHARSADNVDSGYSFVHCTVTGTGKTTYLGRAWKPFSKVVFSYTDMSDVVHPEGWSDFGKKEYDSSVFYGEYNNKGAGATMNGRVGYMKKLNDEEAKPFISLAYIEGSKWLLPPVTL